One part of the Funiculus sociatus GB2-C1 genome encodes these proteins:
- a CDS encoding IS1 family transposase, whose amino-acid sequence MQCPKCDSQYVVKNGHTHTGKQNFKCRDCGRQF is encoded by the coding sequence ATGCAATGCCCCAAGTGCGACTCTCAATACGTTGTAAAAAATGGTCATACTCACACTGGTAAACAAAATTTTAAATGTCGAGATTGTGGCAGACAATTTG